One Acidobacteriota bacterium DNA window includes the following coding sequences:
- a CDS encoding oxidoreductase, translated as MKQALVKAGGVIVQDVPAPQVSPKNLLVRVRHSCVSVGTEMASVGNSGMPLYSRALKQREHARRVIELMHDQGVKRTLDRVLGKLSAGLPIGYSAAGEVIEVGPEVSEFAVGDLVGCAGGGVANHAEFIDVPVNLAVKIPCGISTELASTVTLGAIALQGVRRANPTLGETIVVVGLGILGQLTTQLLRANGCTVCGVDIDSDRVQLALAHGMDFGIDASTENYVDCVCRLTQGFGADAVIVTAAGVSNTIISEAMQACRKKGRVVLVGDVGLDLKRSDFYKKELDFLISCSYGPGRYDPVYEEGGQDYPLGYVRWTENRNMEAYLHLLASGRVSISNLGIRKYSIDQAPQAYDALKIGHERSLVVVLEYPERELSENRVVMLKVPAKGDNKIKVALVGAGNFAAATHLPNLMGLKNRVALHCVMSRSGANARAIAGQFGASYATTEFEQVLGDPAIDLVIIATRHNLHGSMVLSALRAGKNVFVEKPLTLNPDDLGEIERFYQNNNAPLLMTGYNRRFSPLMKRVKQILKHRTTPIIVNYRMNAGYVAPDHWVHSAEGGGRNLGEACHIYDIFNFLTESRAMMIDAISISPPSKQYGKNENFVASIAYQDGSVGTLTYTALGSKAHPKEAMEIFVDGKVLSMIEYKSLTIAGTKAGGWKSMTQQKGHREELEALSDCLLQSAEWPISLNEQLEAARIAFEIEKQIIHGSSVFDAE; from the coding sequence ATGAAACAGGCACTCGTGAAAGCCGGTGGCGTGATTGTGCAGGATGTGCCTGCACCACAGGTCAGCCCTAAGAACCTGCTGGTCCGCGTGCGCCATTCATGTGTAAGCGTTGGCACAGAAATGGCAAGCGTCGGGAACTCCGGGATGCCCCTGTACAGCAGAGCGCTGAAGCAGCGGGAACATGCCAGGCGAGTGATCGAGTTGATGCACGATCAAGGGGTGAAACGCACACTTGACCGAGTGTTGGGGAAATTGTCCGCCGGACTCCCAATCGGGTACTCGGCCGCGGGCGAGGTGATTGAGGTCGGACCTGAAGTCTCCGAATTTGCTGTTGGCGATCTAGTTGGGTGTGCCGGTGGAGGCGTGGCCAATCACGCTGAATTTATCGATGTTCCCGTAAACCTAGCAGTGAAAATCCCATGTGGGATCAGCACGGAATTGGCCTCGACAGTGACTCTTGGCGCTATCGCCTTGCAAGGAGTGCGGCGAGCTAATCCAACGTTGGGCGAAACCATTGTGGTGGTTGGCTTAGGTATCTTAGGACAACTAACTACCCAATTATTGCGTGCGAATGGATGTACGGTCTGCGGCGTCGATATCGACTCTGACCGCGTGCAGCTTGCGCTCGCTCACGGAATGGACTTTGGCATAGACGCTTCCACTGAGAATTACGTCGATTGCGTCTGTCGCCTCACGCAGGGCTTTGGAGCGGACGCTGTGATTGTAACGGCGGCAGGCGTAAGCAACACCATCATCAGCGAAGCAATGCAGGCGTGCCGCAAAAAAGGACGCGTTGTGCTGGTGGGAGATGTCGGCCTTGATCTCAAACGTTCCGATTTTTATAAGAAGGAACTCGATTTCCTGATCTCGTGCTCTTATGGACCGGGGCGCTACGATCCTGTGTATGAAGAGGGCGGCCAGGACTATCCGCTCGGATACGTGCGCTGGACGGAAAACCGCAACATGGAAGCGTACCTGCACCTGCTGGCGTCTGGCCGAGTGTCTATTTCCAATTTAGGAATCCGAAAATATTCAATTGACCAGGCACCGCAAGCCTACGACGCTTTAAAGATCGGCCACGAGCGTTCATTGGTCGTGGTCCTTGAATATCCAGAGCGAGAACTTAGCGAGAACCGGGTCGTAATGTTGAAAGTTCCCGCTAAAGGAGACAACAAGATAAAAGTAGCTTTGGTCGGCGCTGGAAATTTCGCGGCTGCCACACACCTGCCGAATCTAATGGGGTTGAAGAATCGCGTTGCTCTCCATTGCGTTATGAGCCGCTCCGGCGCGAACGCCCGCGCTATCGCAGGTCAATTTGGCGCTTCTTATGCAACTACTGAATTCGAGCAGGTTCTCGGCGATCCAGCAATCGATCTCGTGATCATCGCCACACGGCACAATCTACACGGAAGCATGGTATTGAGCGCACTTCGGGCAGGAAAGAACGTTTTTGTGGAGAAGCCGCTTACTTTGAATCCTGACGATCTGGGGGAGATCGAGCGCTTCTATCAGAACAACAACGCTCCGCTCTTGATGACTGGATACAACCGCCGTTTCTCACCACTGATGAAACGCGTTAAACAAATCCTGAAACACCGGACTACGCCCATCATCGTCAACTACCGCATGAATGCTGGCTATGTTGCTCCAGACCACTGGGTACACTCGGCGGAAGGAGGAGGTCGAAATTTGGGTGAGGCATGCCACATCTACGACATCTTCAACTTCCTTACGGAAAGCAGGGCGATGATGATTGATGCGATATCCATTTCGCCCCCGTCAAAACAGTATGGTAAGAACGAGAACTTCGTCGCCAGCATTGCGTATCAGGACGGTTCAGTGGGCACGCTCACCTACACCGCCTTGGGGAGCAAGGCGCATCCAAAGGAAGCTATGGAAATCTTCGTCGATGGCAAAGTGCTGTCAATGATCGAATATAAGTCTCTGACGATTGCGGGAACCAAGGCTGGCGGCTGGAAGTCGATGACGCAGCAGAAGGGTCACAGGGAGGAATTAGAGGCTTTATCAGATTGTCTCCTTCAGAGTGCAGAATGGCCAATCTCTCTCAATGAACAGCTAGAGGCTGCACGGATAGCTTTCGAGATTGAGAAGCAAATCATTCATGGCAGCTCAGTTTTCGATGCTGAGTGA
- a CDS encoding UDP-N-acetylglucosamine 2-epimerase (non-hydrolyzing), whose amino-acid sequence MDRKNSELGLGNSSLKILHVVGARPNFVKAAAVFRALSQNSVVDQAILHTGQHYDVNMSDVFFEQLDIGTPRFNLGVGSGSPAQQTADIIKRFEPVVSAGHPDWVLVYGDVNSTVAAALVCSKIAIRLAHVEAGLRSFDRRMPEEINRVLTDQLADLLFTPSEDANRNLACEGITSERVHLVGNVMIDTLIRMLPQAAFAIPADIPENFILVTLHRPSNVDDADWLSNMLKTLLALSQRLPIVFPIHPRTRERMRAAGLEASGERIHFMNPISYVSFLALEQRAKLVITDSGGIQEETTFLRVPCLTLRENTERPITVSMGTNEVVGRDLSKVAAAASEFFSGKVRRGQIPPLWDGHAAERIAAVLRREHGKQVLESIPQCQTSRT is encoded by the coding sequence ATGGACAGAAAGAACAGTGAGCTGGGGCTGGGAAATTCTTCATTGAAGATATTGCATGTTGTTGGAGCGCGACCCAATTTCGTCAAAGCAGCGGCGGTCTTCCGCGCTCTATCGCAGAACTCGGTCGTCGATCAAGCGATCCTGCACACCGGACAGCACTACGATGTAAATATGTCCGACGTGTTTTTCGAGCAGCTCGACATAGGCACACCACGGTTCAATCTTGGAGTCGGATCGGGTTCTCCCGCCCAACAGACTGCGGACATTATCAAGCGATTTGAGCCTGTTGTCAGCGCAGGACATCCCGACTGGGTGCTTGTATACGGAGACGTTAATTCAACGGTTGCAGCGGCTCTGGTCTGCTCCAAAATAGCAATCAGGTTGGCGCACGTGGAAGCTGGACTACGCTCCTTCGATCGCAGAATGCCAGAGGAAATCAACCGCGTCCTAACCGATCAATTAGCAGACCTCCTGTTTACGCCGTCGGAGGATGCCAATCGCAACCTAGCTTGCGAAGGCATTACCTCTGAAAGGGTGCACTTGGTCGGAAACGTAATGATCGACACATTGATCCGAATGCTGCCGCAGGCGGCATTTGCGATTCCGGCAGACATCCCGGAAAACTTTATTTTGGTGACGCTGCATCGCCCGTCGAACGTGGACGACGCTGATTGGCTCTCCAATATGCTGAAGACCTTACTAGCACTGTCGCAAAGGCTTCCGATTGTGTTTCCAATTCACCCTAGGACGCGAGAACGAATGCGAGCTGCGGGATTGGAAGCATCCGGAGAAAGGATTCATTTCATGAATCCGATTTCTTACGTGAGTTTCCTAGCATTGGAACAACGAGCAAAACTGGTCATAACGGATTCAGGTGGGATTCAGGAAGAAACGACTTTCTTGCGGGTACCCTGCCTTACCCTTCGCGAAAATACTGAGCGTCCGATAACGGTGAGCATGGGTACAAACGAAGTAGTTGGTCGCGATCTGAGCAAAGTTGCCGCCGCGGCCAGTGAATTTTTTTCAGGGAAGGTAAGGCGAGGACAAATTCCTCCGCTCTGGGACGGACATGCAGCCGAGAGAATAGCCGCGGTGCTGAGACGAGAGCACGGCAAACAAGTGCTCGAGTCAATACCTCAATGTCAGACGTCCCGCACGTAG